Proteins encoded within one genomic window of Mustela erminea isolate mMusErm1 chromosome 21, mMusErm1.Pri, whole genome shotgun sequence:
- the PPP1R3B gene encoding protein phosphatase 1 regulatory subunit 3B isoform X1 codes for MRLPAKGADLSPGPCSCGRRRCPCYSRADAAAGWRLWASGLMSCTRVLAYSSNPMMAVDIEYRYSCMAPSLRRERFTFKTSPKPSEPLRPCIQLSSRNEAGGMVAPTVQEKKVKKRVSFADNQGLALTMVKVFSEFDDPLDIPFNITELLDNIVSLTTAESESFVLDFTQPSADYLDFRNRLQTDHVCLENCVLKDKAIAGTVKVQNLAFEKTVKIRMTFDTWKSFTDFPCRYVKDTYAGLDRDTFSFEISLPEKIQSYERMEFAVCFECSGQTYWDSNKGKNYRIIRAELKSTQGAAEPQNGPDFGISFDHFGSPRCSYGLFPEWPSYLGYEKLGPYY; via the exons ATGCGTCTGCCCGCCAAGGGCGCGGACCTGAGTCCTGGCCCCTGCTCCTGCGGTCGCCGCCGCTGCCCCTGCTACTCCCGCGCGGATGCTGCCGCGGGCTGGCGCCTCTGGGCATCAGGGCTTATGAGCTGCACCAG GGTTCTAGCCTATTCATCTAACCCCATGATGGCTGTGGACATAGAGTACAGATACAGCTGCATGGCCCCTTCCCTGCGCCGAGAGAGGTTCACCTTCAAGACCTCACCGAAGCCCAGCGAGCCACTGAGGCCGTGCATTCAGCTAAGCAGCAGGAATGAAGCCGGCGGGATGGTGGCCCCCACAGTCCAGGAGAAGAAGGTGAAAAAGCGGGTGTCCTTCGCAGACAACCAAGGGCTGGCCCTGACAATGGTCAAAGTGTTCTCAGAATTCGATGACCCGTTAGATATTCCCTTTAACATCACTGAGCTCCTAGACAACATTGTGAGCTTGACGACAGCAGAGAGCGAGAGCTTTGTTCTGGATTTCACCCAGCCTTCCGCTGATTACTTAGACTTCAGAAACCGGCTTCAGACCGACCACGTATGCCTTGAAAACTGTGTCCTGAAGGACAAAGCCATTGCAGGCACAGTGAAGGTGCAGAACCTGGCGTTTGAGAAGACGGTGAAAATAAGAATGACATTCGACACCTGGAAAAGCTTCACAGACTTTCCCTGTCGGTATGTGAAGGACACTTACGCCGGCTTGGACAGGGACACCTTCTCCTTTGAGATCAGCTTGCCTGAGAAAATTCAGTCTTATGAGAGGATGGAGTTTGCCGTGTGCTTTGAGTGCAGTGGACAGACGTACTGGGACAGCAACAAAGGGAAAAACTATAGGATCATCCGAGCCGAGCTGAAATCCACGCAGGGTGCCGCCGAGCCACAAAACGGACCCGATTTTGGAATATCCTTTGACCACTTTGGGAGCCCTCGGTGTTCCTACGGTCTGTTTCCGGAGTGGCCGAGTTATTTAGGATACGAAAAACTAGGGCCCTACTATTAG
- the PPP1R3B gene encoding protein phosphatase 1 regulatory subunit 3B isoform X2, which produces MMAVDIEYRYSCMAPSLRRERFTFKTSPKPSEPLRPCIQLSSRNEAGGMVAPTVQEKKVKKRVSFADNQGLALTMVKVFSEFDDPLDIPFNITELLDNIVSLTTAESESFVLDFTQPSADYLDFRNRLQTDHVCLENCVLKDKAIAGTVKVQNLAFEKTVKIRMTFDTWKSFTDFPCRYVKDTYAGLDRDTFSFEISLPEKIQSYERMEFAVCFECSGQTYWDSNKGKNYRIIRAELKSTQGAAEPQNGPDFGISFDHFGSPRCSYGLFPEWPSYLGYEKLGPYY; this is translated from the coding sequence ATGATGGCTGTGGACATAGAGTACAGATACAGCTGCATGGCCCCTTCCCTGCGCCGAGAGAGGTTCACCTTCAAGACCTCACCGAAGCCCAGCGAGCCACTGAGGCCGTGCATTCAGCTAAGCAGCAGGAATGAAGCCGGCGGGATGGTGGCCCCCACAGTCCAGGAGAAGAAGGTGAAAAAGCGGGTGTCCTTCGCAGACAACCAAGGGCTGGCCCTGACAATGGTCAAAGTGTTCTCAGAATTCGATGACCCGTTAGATATTCCCTTTAACATCACTGAGCTCCTAGACAACATTGTGAGCTTGACGACAGCAGAGAGCGAGAGCTTTGTTCTGGATTTCACCCAGCCTTCCGCTGATTACTTAGACTTCAGAAACCGGCTTCAGACCGACCACGTATGCCTTGAAAACTGTGTCCTGAAGGACAAAGCCATTGCAGGCACAGTGAAGGTGCAGAACCTGGCGTTTGAGAAGACGGTGAAAATAAGAATGACATTCGACACCTGGAAAAGCTTCACAGACTTTCCCTGTCGGTATGTGAAGGACACTTACGCCGGCTTGGACAGGGACACCTTCTCCTTTGAGATCAGCTTGCCTGAGAAAATTCAGTCTTATGAGAGGATGGAGTTTGCCGTGTGCTTTGAGTGCAGTGGACAGACGTACTGGGACAGCAACAAAGGGAAAAACTATAGGATCATCCGAGCCGAGCTGAAATCCACGCAGGGTGCCGCCGAGCCACAAAACGGACCCGATTTTGGAATATCCTTTGACCACTTTGGGAGCCCTCGGTGTTCCTACGGTCTGTTTCCGGAGTGGCCGAGTTATTTAGGATACGAAAAACTAGGGCCCTACTATTAG